A genomic region of uncultured Paludibaculum sp. contains the following coding sequences:
- a CDS encoding carboxypeptidase-like regulatory domain-containing protein has protein sequence MSHVRFAAGAVALCAAALLCLPAAAQSDLGSIQGYVKDPSGATIPNAKVTVKNETGLERQSTTNESGRYVITNIPSGYYRVTVTASGFKKYESSGNKLDPSTPMALDVTMTIGSPTESVEVSAEAPALQTESAAVQKVVTRQQIDSLELNGRNPIFMANLVPGTRGGNLSGLSFSFSQGPNNINGARTQDSLITFVASM, from the coding sequence ATGAGCCATGTCCGCTTTGCCGCGGGGGCGGTGGCCTTGTGCGCCGCCGCCCTTCTATGCCTGCCGGCAGCAGCGCAGTCCGATCTGGGATCCATCCAGGGATATGTGAAAGACCCGTCGGGCGCCACAATCCCGAATGCCAAGGTGACCGTTAAGAACGAGACCGGACTGGAAAGACAGTCGACAACGAACGAATCAGGCCGGTACGTTATTACGAATATCCCGTCCGGCTATTACAGAGTTACGGTAACTGCCTCTGGTTTCAAGAAATACGAGAGCAGTGGCAACAAGCTGGACCCGAGTACGCCGATGGCTCTGGACGTGACGATGACCATCGGGTCGCCGACCGAATCGGTAGAAGTGAGCGCCGAGGCTCCAGCGCTGCAGACCGAGTCTGCCGCGGTTCAGAAAGTGGTTACGCGGCAGCAGATCGACAGTTTGGAGTTGAACGGCCGAAACCCCATCTTCATGGCTAACCTGGTACCCGGAACAAGGGGTGGAAATCTCTCGGGACTGTCGTTTTCGTTTAGTCAGGGGCCCAATAACATCAACGGAGCCCGCACGCAAGACAGCCTCATCACGTTTGTCGCTAGTATGTGA
- the istB gene encoding IS21-like element helper ATPase IstB has translation MTDEIEQLLTNLQLGRMRAIYDEQLRAAEKQQVSYSEFVAALLRAQWHHRQESALEWRIRRANLPERWSLETFPYGRQPGVKRKQIQAFAELDFVAKHENLVFIGPTGVGKTGLACGILLKALQNGLRCQFIRAQDLFDEMYASLADRSTRKLINRLARLDVLLVDEFGYLNLKTEQCNTFFKLMEERYHRHSTIVTTNLGYDEWHNFLGNKSMVEALLSRLRHYCHTVPIDGPSLREPQG, from the coding sequence ATGACTGATGAGATCGAACAGTTGCTGACGAACCTCCAGCTTGGCCGCATGCGCGCCATCTACGACGAGCAACTGCGCGCCGCCGAGAAACAACAGGTCTCCTACTCGGAGTTCGTCGCCGCACTGCTCCGCGCCCAGTGGCACCACCGCCAGGAGAGCGCGCTGGAGTGGCGCATTCGCCGCGCCAATCTCCCCGAGCGTTGGTCACTGGAAACCTTCCCTTACGGCCGTCAACCCGGCGTGAAACGCAAGCAGATCCAGGCCTTCGCCGAACTCGACTTCGTGGCCAAACACGAGAATCTGGTTTTCATCGGGCCCACCGGTGTGGGCAAGACCGGACTCGCCTGTGGGATCCTGCTCAAGGCTTTGCAGAATGGGCTGCGCTGCCAGTTCATTCGCGCGCAGGATCTGTTCGATGAGATGTACGCTTCGCTCGCCGACCGCTCCACGCGGAAGCTGATCAACCGTCTGGCACGGCTGGACGTCCTGCTGGTCGACGAATTCGGGTACCTGAATCTCAAGACGGAACAGTGCAACACGTTCTTCAAGCTCATGGAGGAGCGCTATCACCGGCATTCCACCATCGTCACCACGAACTTGGGCTACGACGAGTGGCACAACTTCCTCGGCAACAAGTCGATGGTCGAGGCGCTGCTCAGCCGTTTGCGGCACTACTGCCACACCGTGCCCATCGACGGCCCGTCGTTGCGCGAGCCGCAAGGCTGA
- a CDS encoding IS21 family transposase codes for MGKREIARLLKVSRQSVRQVLRANSSAVPKIERAEKATPFRQQILELLPRCKGNLVRVHEELLSAGAVFSYQALTAFCRREGIGQTPVVPAGRYEFAPGEETQHDTSPHEVIVGARKFKAQTASATLCYSRILFFQLLPTFQRFDCKVFLTDAVRYMNGTTARVMIDNTHVVVLRGSGRTMEPVPEMAAFAERLGFRFVAHEIGDANRSARVERPFHFIENNFLAGRTFADWQDLNNQARQWCDRVNATYKKHIRAVPRELYAVEHPLLKPLPAWLLEVYRLHLRIVDVEGYVSLHTNRYSVPPSFIGRQVEVRETRDHVEIELDARHIVRHRRIATPDQVRVTLPEHRPPRGQGPCQRDRHPEETTLLAAAPELASYVETLKRRGRKAITLLLRQLLRMLRDYPREAFLGAIEEAGRYGLYDLDRVERMILRRVTREYFRLEDPDD; via the coding sequence GTGGGGAAACGCGAGATCGCGCGGCTGCTGAAAGTCTCGCGCCAAAGTGTCCGCCAGGTGCTGCGGGCGAACTCCAGCGCCGTGCCGAAGATCGAGCGGGCCGAGAAAGCGACGCCGTTCCGCCAGCAGATTCTCGAGTTGCTGCCGCGGTGCAAAGGCAATCTCGTGCGAGTCCATGAGGAACTCCTCAGTGCCGGCGCCGTGTTCTCCTACCAGGCGCTCACCGCCTTCTGCCGCCGCGAAGGAATCGGGCAAACGCCCGTCGTGCCGGCCGGCCGTTACGAATTTGCGCCCGGCGAGGAAACGCAGCACGACACCTCGCCGCATGAAGTCATCGTGGGTGCGCGCAAGTTCAAGGCGCAGACCGCCTCGGCGACGCTGTGTTATTCGCGCATTCTGTTCTTCCAACTCCTGCCCACGTTTCAGCGTTTCGACTGCAAGGTCTTTCTCACCGACGCGGTCCGGTATATGAACGGCACGACCGCCCGGGTCATGATCGACAACACGCACGTAGTGGTGTTGCGCGGCAGCGGCCGCACGATGGAACCCGTGCCGGAGATGGCCGCCTTCGCCGAGCGGCTCGGCTTCCGGTTCGTGGCGCACGAGATCGGCGACGCCAATCGTTCGGCTCGTGTGGAGCGGCCGTTCCACTTCATTGAAAACAACTTTCTGGCCGGCCGCACGTTCGCCGACTGGCAGGATCTGAACAACCAGGCGCGCCAGTGGTGCGACCGCGTCAACGCCACATACAAGAAGCACATTCGCGCCGTGCCGCGCGAACTCTACGCCGTCGAGCACCCACTGCTGAAGCCGCTGCCGGCCTGGCTGCTGGAGGTCTACCGACTGCATCTCCGCATAGTCGATGTCGAAGGCTATGTCTCACTGCACACCAACCGCTACTCGGTGCCACCGTCGTTCATCGGCCGCCAGGTGGAAGTGCGCGAAACGCGCGATCACGTCGAGATCGAACTCGACGCCCGCCACATCGTCCGGCACCGGCGGATCGCCACGCCCGATCAGGTGCGTGTGACATTGCCCGAGCACCGTCCGCCGCGCGGCCAAGGCCCTTGTCAGCGCGATCGGCATCCGGAGGAAACCACACTGCTGGCCGCCGCGCCCGAGCTTGCTTCCTATGTCGAGACCCTGAAGCGCCGTGGCCGCAAGGCGATCACGCTGCTGTTGCGGCAATTGCTGCGCATGCTGCGCGACTATCCGCGCGAAGCCTTTCTCGGCGCCATCGAAGAGGCGGGCCGCTATGGCCTCTACGACCTGGACCGCGTCGAGCGCATGATCCTGCGCCGCGTGACACGTGAATACTTCCGCCTGGAGGACCCCGATGACTGA
- a CDS encoding TonB-dependent receptor encodes MDSTSEIQILTSNYAAEYGRSAGGQIRILTKSGTNEFHGAGYEYLRNTAFNANTWTRNNTLGQNFVPPFHYNQFGYNVGGPFYIPGKLNKDKSKFFWYWGQEWVRNRYLDTNSMTVPSMAMRGGDFSELLNPANVYYGKVVQIKDPTTGVAFPNNVIPANRLSPSGAGILNEFPQPNLLTPINTNQFWYAALPHPQDQRKDTLAADINITDTQRIQFRRMNYAFNEYQPLDGGTPFTPKYFNRPNQTNSLNYVWTISPTMVNEFLATVSLDDVYIPVDTPNFLDRTTIGINYPYIFPQGKLIPTRIPTVNMTGFSGVSGGPYPSHSTGPIYTLSDSLTWIKGNHTLKFGFSFERSGENDNDEINVSACPTCTNNQNGQFSFTDTRSGQPTSGNAAANAALGLFDTYSELGQRAYTIFRGNMYEGFAQDRWKVNQKLTVDIGMRYTVVVPFHAQWGNMIVFDPSLYDPAQAVQVDPKTGAVVPGSGDRYNGMVIPGSGWPDSANGRFPEANDPQYAYLFRNGVASNHYSDIRWNQWQPRVGIAYSLTPKTVIRAGAGRFFTKLGVSDSIFLGGNPPFQPTANVSFGNVDNPGGTQANSLPLTVTTQSKAFKNPESWQWNFTLERDFFWKSMMSIGYVGRRGLHQQREANINQPSLDVVAANPGVNLDALRPYKGYNSIRESDNVASSMYNSLQIGWNRRFANGFSFGAAYTYSKSMDDGSAQRDIIPDTYDAHNLWGLSDFDVTRILIVNYLYELPFFRDQSKLTGKLLGGWQISGISQFQTGTPCSVAKGNDYAGVGQDGSMSCAGQFWNMTGSPTVMGQFAANGSSDPNQWFSTKNPDGSPIFTAPAAGTFNTAQSVRNILHSPGLQNWNIGLFKRFSVTEKTGFQFRAEAFNAFNHPNLGGANFDPTSASFGKVTGKTGDVRNLQLSLRFFF; translated from the coding sequence GTGGATTCTACATCGGAGATTCAGATCCTCACTTCCAACTATGCGGCAGAGTATGGGCGATCGGCTGGCGGCCAGATCCGGATCCTGACGAAGAGCGGGACGAATGAGTTTCATGGGGCCGGTTACGAGTACCTTCGCAACACGGCCTTCAACGCCAATACCTGGACACGGAACAACACCCTGGGCCAGAATTTCGTCCCACCATTCCACTACAACCAATTTGGGTACAACGTCGGCGGGCCATTCTATATACCTGGCAAACTCAACAAAGACAAGAGTAAGTTTTTCTGGTATTGGGGCCAGGAATGGGTCCGCAACCGCTATCTGGACACCAATTCGATGACCGTGCCTTCCATGGCCATGAGAGGAGGTGACTTCAGCGAACTGTTGAATCCGGCGAATGTCTACTATGGCAAGGTAGTGCAGATCAAGGACCCCACGACCGGCGTCGCGTTTCCCAACAACGTGATCCCGGCGAACCGTCTTAGCCCGAGCGGAGCGGGCATCCTGAATGAGTTCCCCCAGCCGAACCTGCTGACGCCCATCAACACGAACCAGTTCTGGTACGCGGCATTGCCGCATCCACAGGATCAGCGCAAGGACACCTTGGCGGCCGACATCAACATCACCGACACGCAGCGTATTCAGTTCCGGAGGATGAACTACGCGTTCAACGAGTATCAGCCGCTGGACGGAGGAACCCCGTTCACACCAAAGTACTTCAATCGCCCGAATCAGACGAACTCCCTGAACTATGTTTGGACCATAAGCCCGACTATGGTGAATGAGTTCCTGGCCACTGTCAGCCTGGACGATGTCTACATTCCGGTGGACACTCCAAACTTCCTGGACCGGACGACGATCGGCATCAACTATCCGTACATTTTCCCGCAGGGCAAGCTGATTCCGACACGCATCCCCACCGTGAACATGACGGGCTTCAGCGGTGTGAGCGGCGGCCCCTATCCATCCCACTCCACCGGCCCGATCTACACGCTCTCCGATAGTCTTACTTGGATCAAGGGCAATCACACCTTGAAGTTTGGCTTCTCCTTCGAGCGCTCCGGTGAGAACGACAACGACGAGATCAACGTGAGCGCGTGCCCGACATGCACGAACAATCAGAACGGACAGTTCAGTTTCACCGATACACGGTCGGGCCAGCCCACATCTGGCAATGCGGCGGCAAATGCCGCCTTGGGCTTGTTCGATACGTACTCTGAACTAGGACAACGGGCTTACACGATCTTCCGGGGCAACATGTATGAGGGCTTCGCGCAGGACCGGTGGAAGGTCAATCAGAAGCTTACCGTAGATATCGGAATGCGCTACACCGTGGTGGTTCCATTCCATGCGCAATGGGGCAACATGATTGTTTTCGACCCATCGCTGTACGACCCCGCCCAAGCGGTGCAAGTGGATCCAAAGACGGGCGCCGTAGTTCCGGGCTCGGGTGACCGCTACAACGGCATGGTGATTCCGGGCAGCGGTTGGCCCGACTCGGCGAACGGCCGTTTTCCCGAGGCCAATGACCCGCAATACGCGTATCTGTTCCGCAATGGGGTCGCGTCGAATCACTATTCGGACATCCGGTGGAATCAGTGGCAGCCCCGAGTCGGCATCGCCTACTCGCTGACTCCGAAGACCGTGATTCGGGCGGGTGCGGGCCGCTTCTTCACCAAACTTGGCGTAAGCGACTCCATCTTCCTCGGTGGCAATCCGCCCTTCCAGCCCACGGCGAACGTGTCATTTGGCAATGTCGACAATCCGGGCGGGACACAAGCGAACTCGTTGCCATTGACGGTAACGACGCAGAGCAAAGCATTCAAGAATCCGGAGTCGTGGCAGTGGAACTTCACCCTGGAGCGGGACTTCTTCTGGAAGTCGATGATGTCCATCGGGTACGTCGGACGCCGCGGTTTGCACCAGCAGCGCGAAGCGAACATCAATCAACCATCGCTCGACGTAGTCGCGGCCAACCCGGGTGTGAACCTGGACGCCTTGAGGCCATACAAGGGCTACAACTCGATCCGCGAGTCGGACAATGTGGCCAGTTCCATGTACAACTCACTGCAGATCGGCTGGAATCGCCGGTTTGCAAACGGCTTCTCGTTTGGGGCAGCCTACACCTATTCGAAGAGCATGGATGACGGATCGGCCCAGCGCGACATCATCCCGGACACCTACGACGCGCATAACCTGTGGGGGCTCTCCGACTTCGACGTGACTCGCATTCTCATCGTGAATTACCTCTACGAACTGCCGTTCTTTCGGGACCAGTCCAAGCTGACTGGAAAGCTACTGGGCGGCTGGCAGATCAGTGGTATCAGCCAGTTCCAAACAGGCACGCCTTGCAGTGTGGCGAAAGGCAACGACTATGCCGGCGTGGGGCAGGACGGCAGCATGTCATGCGCGGGCCAGTTCTGGAACATGACCGGGTCGCCGACGGTGATGGGGCAATTCGCGGCGAACGGATCAAGCGACCCGAATCAATGGTTCTCGACCAAGAACCCCGATGGCTCGCCCATCTTCACGGCACCGGCGGCCGGGACGTTCAACACGGCGCAATCGGTGCGTAACATCCTACATAGCCCAGGGCTACAGAACTGGAACATCGGCCTCTTCAAGAGGTTCAGCGTCACGGAGAAGACCGGCTTCCAGTTCCGGGCGGAAGCCTTCAACGCGTTCAACCACCCGAATCTGGGTGGTGCGAATTTCGATCCCACCAGCGCGTCGTTTGGCAAGGTCACGGGCAAGACCGGCGACGTGCGGAATCTGCAGCTTTCGCTTCGGTTCTTCTTCTAG
- a CDS encoding ISNCY family transposase translates to MAKKITWWSAAEIIGVSDRTMRRWRERLEEQGYSGLADRRKGKPSDKRVPLAMAEEVLRLYQETYYDLNMRHFHEKLREQHGIQLSYTWVQKALQGAGLVAKRGRRAKHRRRREPRPLPGMLLHIDGSKHQWFSDERWYDLIVILDDATKEIYYAQLVEEESTRTVMAGLRHVIESKGLFCALYSDRGSHFFVTPKAGGKVDKGRLTQVGRAMKELGVQMIAAYSPQARGRSERSFGTWQGRLPQELRLAGITTAERANEFLAERYIGEFNEKFTVEAKETGTAFRKTTRADLNWVFTVQTERVVDRDNTVAIGDQSWQLEKSRFRHSLAKSTVTIHEHLDGTVSIRFGPHVVGRYTAEGARLRDTRQSRKEDCGKGGPEEAEENREAVSHGSHRPLEIPPSRDSHFPTAPTTTRKVRPKTRKPPSASRKGSSGAVN, encoded by the coding sequence ATGGCGAAGAAGATCACATGGTGGAGCGCGGCGGAGATCATCGGAGTGAGCGACCGAACGATGCGACGCTGGCGGGAGAGGCTGGAAGAGCAGGGCTATTCGGGCTTGGCCGACCGGCGGAAAGGCAAGCCGAGTGACAAGAGAGTGCCTTTGGCGATGGCGGAGGAGGTGTTGCGGCTGTACCAGGAAACCTACTATGACCTGAACATGCGGCACTTTCACGAGAAGCTGCGTGAGCAACACGGCATCCAGCTGAGCTACACGTGGGTGCAGAAGGCGCTGCAGGGTGCGGGCTTGGTGGCCAAGCGGGGTAGGCGGGCCAAGCATCGGCGGAGACGGGAGCCTCGACCGCTGCCGGGGATGCTGCTGCACATCGACGGGAGCAAGCACCAGTGGTTCAGCGATGAGCGATGGTATGACCTGATCGTGATCCTGGATGATGCGACGAAGGAGATCTACTACGCGCAGTTGGTGGAGGAGGAATCGACGCGAACGGTGATGGCGGGCTTGCGACATGTGATTGAGTCGAAGGGTCTGTTCTGTGCGTTGTACAGCGACCGGGGCAGCCACTTTTTCGTGACGCCGAAAGCGGGCGGGAAGGTTGATAAGGGCCGTCTGACGCAGGTTGGGCGAGCGATGAAGGAGTTGGGCGTGCAGATGATCGCGGCCTACTCGCCACAAGCGCGAGGCCGGTCAGAGCGGAGCTTCGGGACCTGGCAGGGCCGACTGCCACAGGAGTTGCGGCTGGCGGGGATCACCACCGCGGAAAGGGCCAATGAGTTCTTGGCCGAACGTTACATTGGCGAGTTCAACGAGAAGTTCACGGTTGAGGCGAAGGAGACAGGGACGGCGTTTCGGAAGACGACGCGCGCCGATCTGAACTGGGTGTTCACGGTGCAGACTGAGCGCGTGGTAGATCGGGATAACACGGTGGCGATCGGCGACCAGAGCTGGCAACTGGAGAAGAGCCGTTTCCGCCACTCCCTGGCGAAGAGCACAGTGACCATTCACGAGCACCTGGATGGAACGGTGTCGATCCGATTTGGACCGCATGTGGTAGGCCGCTACACAGCCGAGGGCGCACGATTGCGGGACACTCGACAATCACGAAAGGAAGACTGTGGAAAAGGCGGGCCCGAGGAAGCCGAGGAAAACCGCGAGGCGGTTTCCCACGGCTCCCACCGTCCCTTGGAAATCCCGCCGAGCCGGGATTCCCACTTTCCCACCGCCCCGACGACGACGAGAAAGGTACGTCCGAAGACCCGGAAGCCGCCTTCGGCGAGCAGAAAAGGATCATCGGGTGCGGTCAACTGA